The Pyxidicoccus sp. MSG2 DNA segment CTTCGGCGGCACGAATGCCCACGCCGTCCTCGAGGAGGCTCCGCCCACGAGCTCGGACGTTCCCGTGAGGCCCTGGCAGCTCCTCGTGCTCTCGGCGCGCACGCGCGCGGCGCTCGACGCCCAGGCCGCGCGGCTCGCGGACCATCTGGAGAAAGCGCCGGGGCTCGACGCGGCTTCGCTCGCGGACACGGCGTACACGCTGCAGGTGGGCCGGAAGGCCTTCACCCATCGCCTCGCGCTCGTGTGCCGCGATGCCACGGACGCCGTGGCGGTCCTCCGGGATGCGGACTCCCCACGGAGGCTTCACCATGCTGTCGAGGCCACCGAGGAGCGCTCCACGGCGTTCCTGTTCCCGGGAGCAGGCGGACATGTCCCGGGCATGGGCGCGGAGCTCTACCGGTTCGAGCCGGTGTTTCGGGAGCACGTCGAGCGTTGTGCGGAGCTGCTCCACGCACGCTACGGCTTCGACGTCCGCCCGGCGATGTTCGGCGAGAGTGCACCGCTGTCCGGGCACGCACAGCCCGCGCTCTTCGTGTTCGAGCATGCGCTCGCCCGACTCTGGATGGCCTGGGGCGTGCGCCCCGGCGCCGTGCTGGGACGCGGGGTGGGGGAGTACGTGGCCCTGTGCCTCGCCGGGGTGCTCTCGCTGGAGGACGCACTCGAGCTGGTGACCGAGCGCGGACGGCTCATGCAGGCCCTTCTCGCCGGTGAGCCGCGAACCGCGGCTTCCCTCGCGCTCACCGAACGCGTGCGCGGGATGCAGCGGAAGCCTCCCGCGCTGCCGTGTCTCTCCAGCGTCACGGGCACCTGGTGGACTGAGCGCGCCATCGCCGAACCTTCCTTCTTCGCCCACCTCGACGAGGAACCCACGCGTTTCGCGGATGCGCTTTCACAGCTCGCGGAGACTCCAGGGAGCATCCTGCTGGAGGTGGGTTCCAAGCCTTGGCCTGAAGGGGAGGGGATGGCCCTCGCGCAGGAGCTCGGCCGGCTCTGGGCCTCGGGAGTGGAAATCGACTGGGCGGCGGTGCACGTCGGTGAACGTCGCCTCCGGCGCCCGCTGCCGACCTATCCCTTCGAGCGGCGGACCTGCTGGATCGACCCTCCCAGGGTTGGCGCTGGGATTGCCTCACCGCCACGTCCCGAGCGCTCGCTGGCCGAAGCCGAGGCGACGCTCCGGAGCACGCTGGCACCACCCTCCCTGGACGCGCATCCCGGCCTGGTCTCCGGGCTCGATGCCCTGTGCACGGCCCATGTCTGTGCGTACCTGCGCTCGCGGGGCGTGGACATGCGTGTCGGCGCCAGACATGAGGTGGACGCGCTGGCAGGCACGCTCGGCATCCTGCCCAGGTTCCGCCGGCTCCTGCAGGCCATGCTCCGGATGATGGCCGAAGACGGCATCGTTCGCGTCGAGGGCTCCACCATCGTCTTCCTGAAGGACGCGGACCCGGTGCCCGAGCCTTCCGTGCTTCGCGCTGAGCTCGAGCGCCGCCATCCGGCCTTCACCGGCCTGTTCGCATTCCTGGAGCACTGCACGAGCCACTACGCCGTCGCGCTCAGCGGTCAGCGCGAAGCCATCAGCGTGCTCTATCCCGGAGGCAGTTCCGAGGTCATCGACCGCTTCGAGCGCGACACGGCGGCGTACCGCACCGACACCGTGTACCTCGCGCTCCTCCGCGAGGCCGTGCTCCGGCTGGCCGCGTCCCGGCCCGGGCCTTTGCGCATCCTGGAGCTCGGAGGAGGGCAGGGCCTGCTGACGTGGCCGCTCGCCTCCGAGCTGAAGCCACTCCAGGACCGTGTCTCGTACCACTTCACGGACCTCGGGAAGGTCTTCGTCGATGACGCCCGCCGTGAGGCCGCGCGCCAGGGGCTCGATGGGCTGATGCGCTTTGGCGTGCTCGACATCACGAAGGACCCGGTGGCACAGGGCTACGAGGCACACGGCTTCGACCTCGTCGTCGCGTTCAACGTCCTCCACGCCGTGCGCCATGTCCCCGAGGCACTCCAGCACGTGGAGCGGTTGCTCGCGCCCGGAGGGACGCTGGGGCTCGTGGAAGCAACCCGCTTCGGCCGCTGGGACATGCTCACCTGGGGCCTCGCGGAGGGCTTCTGGTACTACGAGGATGGACTGCGCAAGGACTCGCCGCTCCTGACGCTGGACGGGTGGGAGGCGGCCTTGCGACAGGCCCGCTTCGAGCAGGTGGAAGCCCATCCCCTCGCGCAGGACGCGCGTGCGCGGGTGGACCACGGGCTCATCCTGGGCCGGCGCGCGGCCTCCGTGACAGCACACGTCGCGCCGGCGCGAGTCAGCCCCGCGCCCGCAGTGGGTGACACCGCCTCACGTCATCCACGGCCCGACCTGCGAACGCCCTACGTGGCCCCGCGGACCGACCTGGAGCGCCGGCTCGCGGTCCTCTGCGAGGAACTCTTCGGTGTCGCACCCATCGGGCTCCACGACGACTTCTTCGAGCTCGGCGCTGACTCACTGGTGATGCTGCGGCTCTCGGACCGAATCCAGCAGGTGTTGGGGCTGGAGGTCCCCCAACACGCCGTGTTCCGAGGCGTCACCCTCCAGCGCCTGGCGCACACGCTGTCGCCAGTGGACACGCCTGCCGCCGCGACCGGACCGGCTCCGGTGTCCGCCCACGCGTCGGTGCTGGTGCCCCTCCAGTCCGGCGGGACGAAGCCGCCGCTCTTCTTCGTCCACCCCGCGGCGGGAGTGGTCTTCCCGTACATCGGGCTCGCGCGTGCGCTGGGGCCCGAGCAGCCCTTCTACGCCCTCCAGGCGCACGGGCTGGATGGGCTTGCCCCGCCGGACCGGAGCGTGGAGGACATGGCCCGGCGCTACGTCGACGCCATCCGGAGCATCGCCCCGCGAGGTCCCTACCACCTGGGCGGCTTCTCGTTCGGGGGCCTCGTCGTGTTCGAGATGGCCCAGCAGCTCGTCAGGATGGGTGAAGAGGTCCGCATGCTCGCCATCGTGGACGAGCCCGCCCCCGTTGCCGGCTACCGGCCTTCGCCCGCGGTCATGGCCCGGCTCCTGGCCACGGGGATTGCCCGCTCCATCTGGCCGCACCTGCACGACTACCTCTACCTCTGGACCACCTCGCGCGATGGGGCGGAATCGGCCGGACCCGGCCGGCCTCCTGGCTTCAACTGGCTGGAGTCCTTCCTCGCGCGCTCGACCATGGCCAACTTCGTGCCCAGGGAGTCGCGACTGCTCGCGCTCCGGCAGCCCGCCATGCTCCCGATGTTCCGGCTCTTCAAGCATCACCTCCAGCAGACGCTCGACTACTCACCGCGCACCTATCCCTCGCGCGTGACGCTGTTCAAGGCCACGGAGATGCCCGGCCGGAATGGTGGAGACCCGACCCAGGGCTGGAGCCAGCTCGCGGCGGGCGGCGTGGACGTGCACCGGATTCCCGGCGAGCACCTCACGCTGCTCCGGCAGCCGCATGTCCAGGTGCTCGCGTCGAAGCTCCAGGCCTGCCTCGCCGAGGCGAAGTAGCCCTTGCCGATGAAGCGCCTCATCGACGCGGGCATGACGGCGACAGCGCTCCAGCAGGGTCTTCCCCGCCGCCCGCCGAGCTTGCGCTGGCGGCCCGGGCTGCCGCGGGCCCCTATCCGCCTTCATTCACGGTGAGGACTTCCTGGAGCGTGCGGCGCGGTGCGCGCTGGTGGGGCGGGAGCGGCGGAGAGCGTCCCGTGCGGAGCATCCACACGGGTAGCTCCGTGAGCGGGGCTCCGAACCCTCGCGCGATGAGCTCCGGTCCCCCTCGCAGCAGCGCGACATATTCGGGGCGGGCCGTCGAAGGCAGGCTGTCCGTCACCGCGTTGTAGGCCAGCAGGGCCGGGCTCGTGAGCGGCTGGACGCCGAAGCCCGCCTGATTGAGGCGCAGCCACGCCCGCAGGCCCAGCCCGCCCGAGGCGACCAGGTCCTCCCGGCGGGTGGAGCGCACCGTCAGGCACACGAGCGCGGCCGAGGAGCGGAGCTGCATCGTGAGCCAGCGCTTCGCGACCACGCCCAGGGCACGGCCGGCGAGCTCCCCGCCCAGCAACGGTGAGCGCGACAGACTCAACAGTCGGGAATCCGGGATATCGAAGCCAAAGGTGTTCCAGGGCATGCCGTCCCGCGTGCGCTCCAATTCGTCACGGGACAGCCGCATCCAGCGCATCACATCGCGAAGCGAGTCTTCGTGACGCCACACGTAGGACTCGGCCTCGGTGAGGTAGTCGAGCAGCTCCTTCGAGAAACGAGCGGAGACGTGCAGCCCGCAGCCCGGGAAGTCCCCTGCGTCGCCCCTGAGCACGTCGAACACGGAATGGGTGGAGGAGCCGCCCTGGAACAGCCGCCTGTCCGTCCCGCGCGTGGCCAGCACCGGAACCAGCGGGTGGACCTCCCGTGCGCTCGCGCTGAAGCCCAGCGTCGCCCAGACGGTCCCCGGCCCGTCCCCGAGCGACAGCGTCGGCCAGGCCAGGAGTCCCTCAGCGGTGGCCGCGATGGCGATGGACTCGAGGACACAGCCGAGCGTCACGTACGTGGCGTGCTCGTTGCGATTCAGCACGTGCCTCGAGCGCTCCGCGTCGTGCCGCACCGAGAGGACGGTGCCATCCCAGGAGAAGCTCCAGGGCTGGCAGTTCTCCGTGCTCGGCGCCTGGATGGCGGCGAGCACGATGCGCTCGAGCGCGGCGCGTGGAACGCGGCACGGCACGACGGTGGCGGCCGACGTGTGGCTCATCGCGCGGCTTCAGCCCTCCGCGGCGATGCGGAGGTCGGGCTTCGCGCCCACGAGGGGCGCTTGCATCCATTCCTTCCGGGCCCAGTCGACGAGGTGTCGGAAGCCGGGGCCTTCACGGAGCCGCAAGGCTTCCTTGTCCATCGTGTCGAGCAGGTTCTGGGTGTCACCGAAGAGGAGCTGGAGCAGGAGGTGCAGCTGGTCGATGCCGGGCGCGTAGCGGCAGTACTGGTCCGGGTGGAGCAGATCGCTGCACTGGAGCGCGACGGTGTCCATCGCGTTCTGGAACCAGGCGTAGAGCCCCAGGTCGATGAGGTTGAACTCGTAGTTGAGCAGCCACTGGAGCCAGCCCCAGTCCAGGCTCTTCACATGCCTGCCCTTGGGCACCAGCTTGGAGAGCGCCTTCAGGATGAGCATGCCCGTCGGGCGGGGGATGTGGACCTGCTCCATGCCCCCATTCAGCGGGCCGTCCCGCTTCGACTCCCGCCGGGTCACCGTCGAGCCCAGCGATGCCACGACCACGGTCTCGATGGGGTGCCCTCCGATGTGATGCCGGAGCCGGGGGACTCCGTGGTTCAGGCAGAGCGAATTCACCGCGGCCGCGACGGCGGACATGGAGGGGTTGTTCGTGGCCAGCGACCCATCGAGATAGTAGCTGCGCTCCTTCGGGTGCCCCGGGCCGAAGAAGCCCGGGAGCGGGAGCATCAGGGGCATGGCGGAGCTGGCCAGCGCGAGCTCGGAGAGCAGGAACTCCGGAGCGGCGGCCGTCGGCCCGAAGTTCTGGAAGATCTGCGGGCGCTTCTCCGTCATGTTGAAGCTCGCGATCACCACCTTCACGTCGCTCTTCGTCAGGTCCCTGAGCGTCTCATTGCCGAAGCGCTGCTCCACGAGCTTCTGGAACTTGGTTTCGGTGGAGAACAGGCCGGGGGAGAGCAGGGGAGAGATGCCGATGGTGGCCATGAGCGTGCCCCACAGCGATGCGTGCAGCGAGGCGGCCATCTCGTTGCTGAACTCGATGGCGTCGTCGATGGCGGCCAGCGGCTTCATGCGATTGGGGCCATGCAGCCTGGAGGCGAGGTAGACCCCCAGCAGCGTCCCGTCCGAGGCGCCCGCGAACAGCTCCGCCCGCTCCAGGAACCCGGGCACTTCCAGCTCCAGGTACTTCAGCATGCGGATCTGGAGCGAGGTGCTGGCCGCACCGTCAAACGACAGGATGTTCATGATGGTTCCCCTGGCCGATGGGCGCAGCACCGCTGGCCGCTTTTGGCGCGGCGCACATTGTCGTCCGCGTGGGGTTGTAAACGCAACGCCACACGGTCCGGCCTGTTGGGTTGGAACGCGGGAAGCGTCCCGGTGCTCACGTGGAAGTCATGGGTCCGGGTGGGTATGCTCGGCCGCGCCTCACCGTGCCTTCACGCCTGCCCCTGGTCTCCGATGGCTCAGAATCCCTCCGATGCGAGCGCGGTCGAGTTCAATCCCTTCCTCCCGGCCCAGCTCGAGGATCCGTACCCCACCTACGCGAAGGCGCGCAGGGATGCGCCCGTGTTCTTCAGCCCGATGTTCCACGCGTGGATCGTGAGCCGGTACGAGGACTGCACCGAGGCCGCGAAGGACACGGAGCGGTTCTCCAACAAGGTCGCCCTGGTCGAGCTCCCGCCCGAGGTGAAGGCGCTGCTGCCCATCCCGAACGAGGCGCCCGGGCTCGTGAACAACGATCCTCCGTCCCATACCCGGCTGCGGGCCCTGGTCGGCCGGATGTTCGCGCCCCAGCGCGTGGCGAAGCTGGAACCGCACATCCGCCAGGTCGCGAACTCCCTCGTGGATGGCTTCGCGCGCGAGGGCCGCGCCGACATCATGGCGCGCTTCGCCTACGAGCTGCCGCTGAGCATCATCGTCGGGCTGTGTGGCGCGCCGCTCGAGGACCGCCATCAAATCAAGCGCTGGTCCGATGCGTGGCTCACGCTCAACACGCCGGGGCTGCCGCTGGAGCAGCAGTTGCTCTGTGCCCAGGGGGCCGCCGCGCTCTACCACTACGTCGCCGCGCTCATGGCGCAGCGCCGGAAGGAGCCCCAGGATGACGCGCTGAGCGCGCTGCTCTCCGCGGGAACGGAGGGCGAGGTCCAGCCCAGCGAGCAGGAGACCATCAGCACCGCCATGCAGTTGTTCTTCGCCGGCCACGAGACTGTCACCGGCGCCATCTGCAACACGCTGCTGCATCTGCTTCGCCACCCGGAGCAGCTCCAGGCCTGCCTGCGGGAGCCCGCGCTCCTCCCCCAGGCCGTCGAGGAGGGGCTGCGCTTCGACACCTCGAACCCGGCGATGTTCCGCACCGCGGCGGCGGACGTGGAGCTGGGCGGCGTCCGCATCCCCAAGGGGGCCCGGGTGGTGCTGCTCTTCGGCTCGGCCAACCGGGATGAGACGCAGTTCGAGCGGCCGGACACCTTCGACATCCACCGGAGCAATGCGAGCCAGCACCTCACGTTCGGCCGCGGCCCTCACTTCTGCATCGGCGCCTCGCTCGCACGGCTCGAGATTCGCATCGCCCTCGAGACGCTGTTCGCACGGCTGCCGAACCTCCGGCTCCCCCCGTCTCCAGAGCTGACCTTCACCACCAACCTCGTCCTCCGGTGGCTCAAGCACCTGACCGTCGAGTGGGATCCGGCGTGAACCACGGGTAGCATCCCGGGCGCTCGCGGACGGGTGGGCCAATGAGCGAAAGCAGGCGATCACAATGCATGTCATCCCGGGTTTCACGGTGGCGGAGGTGCTGGCCGAGGACAGCACGGTGCTCTTGCGTGCAAAGAGGAGCGACGGGCAGTCGGTGCTCCTGCGCCACTTCGCCAAGGAGTACCCCAGCCCCGAGGAACTCGCCCGCCTCGGCTACGGCAACGAGCTGACGAGCGGGCTCCAGCTCCCGGGGGTCGTCAAGTCCCTGGGGCTCACCCGCGAGGGTGGCCGCTACGTGCTCGTCCTGGAGGACTCAGGCGGCTCACCGCTCACCAGCCTCCTCGCCGAGGGGCCGATGGAGCCCCTGGAGGCCATTGGCATCATCACCCAGATATCCCGAACGCTCGGCGAGCTGCATCGCAATCGCGTCATCCACAAGAGCATCCAGCCGGCGCACATCCTGTACAACCGGCGGACGGGAGAAGCGAAGCTCACCCACTTCGACTTCGCCTCGCGGCTGGACCGGGAGACGCAGGTCCTGAGGAGCATCCACCGCCTCGAAGGCCACCTGGCCTACATCTCGCCCGAGCAGACGGGGCGGATGAACCGCGCGGTCGACTACCGCTCCGACCTCTACTCCCTGGGAGTCACCCTCTACCAGCTCCTCACCGGGCGGCCTCCCTTCGAGGCCACCGACCCCGTCTCGCTCGTGCACGGGCACATCGCCGTCGAGCCCACGCCGCCGCATGCGCTCCGCCCGCAGGTGCCCCCCGCGCTGTCGGACATCGTCCTCAAGCTCCTGGCCAAGCGCGCGGAGGACCGGTACCAGAGCGCCTATGGCCTGACGGAGGACCTGAAGGAGTGCGCGGACCGGCTGCGGGTGGAGGACTCACTCGACGGCTTCGTTCCCGGCCGGCACGACGTCTCGGCGACCTTCCGCATCCCCGAGAAGCTCTATGGCCGCGATGCCGAGAAGGCGGTGCTCATCGGCGCCTTCGAGCGCGCCAGCCACGGTGCCGCCACCATCGTGCTGGTGAGTGGCTACTCCGGCGTCGGCAAGTCGGCGCTGGTCAGCGAAATCCACAAGCCCATCGTCGCGCGCCGCGGCTACTACAGCTCCGGCAAGTTCGACAAACATCGCAACGAGCCCTACGGCGCGTTCATCCAGGCCTTCCGGGAGCTCATCCGGCAGATTCTCGGGGAGGACGCACGCACGGTCGACCGGTGGAGGGACCGCATCCGCGAGGCGCTCGGGCCCAACGGGCGCGTCGTGACGGACGTCGTCCCCGAGGTCGCCCTCATCGTGGGGCCGCAGCCTCCCGTGCCGGACCTCGGGCCGTCCGAGGCGGAGAACCGCTTCAACATCGTCTTCCAGCAGTTCGTCCGCGTCTTCGCCCGCGAGGAGCACCCGCTGGCGCTCTTCCTGGACGACCTCCAGTGGGCCGACTCCGCGTCACTCAGCCTGCTGTCCCGGCTGCTGCATGACACGGGCAGCCGCAACCTGTTCTTCGTCGGGGCCTACCGGGACAACGAGGTCTTCGAGTCCCACCCGCTGATGGTGGTGCTCGACGGCCTGCGCAAGCGCGGGAGCGTGGGGGGGGAAATCGCGCTCAAGCCGCTCGGGCTGGAGCACGTCCGGCAGCTCATCGTCGACACGCTCGGCGGCGACGGAGAGCCGCAGGTGGACGAGCTCGCGGCGCTGGTCTTCAACAAGACGGAGGGCAACCCGTTCTTCGTGAACCAGTTCCTGACCTCGCTCCACGCGCGCGAGCTGGTGACCTTCGAGTCGGAAACGGGGCGCTGGCGCTGGAGCCTCGAGCGCATCCGTAAGGAGGGCATCACCGACAACGTCGCGGTGCTGATGGCCGAGAAGATTCGCGCGCTGGCCGAGCCCTCGCAGCGGGTGGTGGAGCTGGCCGCCTGCATCGGCAGCACCTTCGCGCTGGACACGCTCGCCACCGTGAGCCGGCTTCCGGCGCAGGTGGTGGCCGCGGAGCTGTGGCCGGCGCTCGAGCAAGGGCTCCTGGTGCCCATCGGTGACGCGTACAAGTACGTGGCCCCGCTGCGCGACGACGCGCACGGCCCCGCCACCGGACGCGCGGCCGTCTACTCGTTCCTGCACGACCGGGTGCAGGAAGCGGCGTACTCGCTCATCGACCCCTCGGCGAGGAAGGCCGTGCACCTGCGCGTCGGGCGGCTCCTGATGGAGCACACCCCGAAGGAGGAGCTCGACAAGCGCGTCTTCGAAATCGTCGACCACCTGCTGGTGGCCTCGGAGTTGCTCGAGACGCGCGAGGAGCGACTCCAGGTGGCGCAGCTCGGCCTGCTCGCGGGGACGCGGGCCCGGGCCTCGGCGGCGTATGCGTCCGGCCTCCGCTACCTGGAGGCCAGCATCGGGCTGCTGCCGGAGGATGGCTGGGAGCGGGAGCGCGAGCTCGTGCATTCCCTCCACCGCCAGCGGGCGGAGTGCTTCTACCTGCTGGGCCAGTTCGATGCCGCCGAGGCGGACTTCGAGCGCCTCCTGGCCCATGCGCGGACCCAGCTCCAGAAGAGCGAGCTCCACAGCCTGCGGGCGGCGCTGCTCATCAGCCGGGGGGCCTTCATGGCCGCGGCCCAGGCCGGGCGCGAGGCGCTGCTCGCCGCCGGCATCGAGATTCCCACCTCGGGCTACGAGGCGGCCTTCGTCGCGGAGCTGGGCGTCGTGGGCGGGCTGCTCCAGGCGAAGCTCGCGGGCCGTCCCGTGAGCAGCGTGCAGGACTTCGAGGAAGCGCGTGAGCCGGAGCACCGGGCACGCATCCTGCTCGTGTCGCGGGCCACCATGTACGCGGGAGACAACCTCGCGTTGTATGGCCTGCTCGCGGCCATCGTCGTCCGGCTCTCCCTGGAGCATGGCAACGCGGCCGGTTCCTCCATCGGCTACGCCACCTACGGGATGCTGCACGGAGGGATGACCGGCGACCAGGCGACGGCCTACGAGCTGGGCCGCGTGGCCCTCGTCCTGGCGGAGCGGTTCGACGAGGCGAGCACGCGCGCGACGGTGTCGAACTTCTTCGGGGGCTACATCAACCCCTGGCGCAAGCACCTGCGCGAGGGCAAGCCGCACCTGGAGCGGGCCTTTACCGGCGGCATGGAGTCGGGAGGCATCCTCTACGCGGGCTTCGCGACGATGCATGCCTCCGACCAGGGCTTCCTCGGGGGCGAGGAGCTGCACGGACTCCGCGAGCGCGCGAACCGGTTCGCCGACCTCCTGCAGCGGCTCAATCAGAAGGACACGAGCACCACCCTCCGGGGCTTCGAACGGACCTTCGCCCTGCTGTCGAGCGGCGTCGCGCCCGACGACGAGGAGCTCGATGCCGCCTCGCTGGAGAAGAAGCTCGCCCACTTTCCGATGAACGTGGCGACGCTCCTGCTCCTCGAGATGCAGGCCGCGTACGTTCTCGGAGACCACGCGCAGGCGCTCGCGCTGGGGGCCAGGACGGAGCCGTTCGTCCCGATGCTCGTGTGCAACATGCGGCAGACGGACTACAGCTTCATCCTCCCGCTCGCGGCGGCGGCCGCGTGGGCGTCCGCCACCCCCGAGGAGCAGGCGCGCTACCGGGGCGTCATCGACGCGCAGCTCAAGCGCCTGGAGCAGTGGGCGGCGAGCTGTCCGGAGAACTTCGAGCACCGCTGGCTGCTGGTGCGCGCGGAGGACGCCCGCATCTGTGGCCGGGAGCAGGAGGCGATGGAGCTGTATGACCAGGCCATCGAGTCCGCGACGCGCCATGACTTCACGAACATCCAGGCCATGGGCAACGAGCTGGCGGCGCGCTTCTACCTCGCGCGGGGCCGGCGCAAGCTCGCCCGCGCGTACCTGCTCGACGCGCGCTACGCCTACGTGCGCTGGGGCGCGGACGCGAAGGTCGCGAAGCTCGATGAGGAGTTCAAGGAGTTGCTGCCGCGGGATGGGACGGAGTTCCCCTCCGCGGGAGGCCCCACCAGCGCGTCGCTGGACCTGATGGCCATCATGAATGCCTCGCAGGCCATCTCGGGCGAGCTGGTGCTCGACGAGCTCGTGCGCACCCTGATGCGCATCCTCATCGAGAGCGCCGGGGCGCAGCGCGGCTTCCTCATCCTGTTCGGGGATTCGCCCCTCGTGGTCGAAGCGCCGAGCAGCGGGGGCCAGGTGCACATCCACACCACCTCGGTGGACGACCGCGACGACCTCTCCACCGCGGTGGTCCGCTACGTCGAGCGCACGGCCGCGCGGGTGGTGCTGGGCAACGCGGCTCAGGCGGTGCAGTTCCAGGCGGACCCGTACATCACGCGCGCGCGGCCCGTGTCCGTGCTGGGCATGCCCATCCTCCGGCAGAAGAAGCTCGTGGGCGTCCTGTACCTGGAGAACAACCTGGCGGCGGAGGCCTTCACCCCCGAGCGGTGCAAGATGCTGGAGCTCCTCTCCGCGCAGGCCGCCATCTCCATCGAGAACGCGCGCCTCTACGACACGCTCGACAACCGTGTGAAGGAGCGCACGCGGGAATTGAGGGAGCGCCACGACGAGCTGCTGCAGACGCTCAAGCGGCTCAAGGAGACGCAGCGCCAGCTCGTCACCCAGGAGAAGCTCGCGTCGCTGGGCGCGCTCACCGCGGGCATCGCGCATGAGCTCAAGAACCCGCTCAACTTCATCAACAACTTCGCGAAGCTGTCGGTGTCGGCGGCGGTGGACCTCGAGGAAGAGCTCCAGGAAGCCGGTGTGCCGACCGGCCGCGCGGTCCAGGAGATGCTCGGCACCCTCAAGCAGAACGCCGTCAAGATTCACGAGCACGGCCGGCGCGCCGACAAGATCATCAACGGGATGTTGCTGCACTCCCGCAGCGGCAGCAGCTCGCAGGTGGAGACGGACCTCAACGCCCTGCTGGCCGAGAGCGTCAACCTCGCGTACCACGCGGTGCGCGGCAAGGAGCCGGAGTTCCACCTGGAGCTCGAGACGGCCTACGACCCGACAGTCGGGCTGGTGATGCTGTCTGCGTCGGACGTGAGCCGGGTCTTCCTGAACGTCATCGACAACGCGTGCTACGCCACGCGCGAGAAGCTGCGCCGCGGGGTGCAGGGCTTCGTTCCCAAGCTGAGCATCCGCACGAAGAACCTGGGGCACTCCGTGGAGGTGCGCATCCAGGACAACGGCTCCGGCATTCCGCCGGAAGTCGTCGGCCGCATCTTCGACCCGTTCTTCACCACCAAGCCCGCGGGGGACGGCACCGGCCTGGGGTTGTCCATCTGCTACGACATCATCCAGGCACACCTGGGTGAGATCGGCGTGGAGACCGTCCCCGGTGCCTCCACGGAGTTCGTCATCACCTTCCCCCGAAGGCAGACGTCCCTGGTGTGATGCGGGCCCACCACGCCGCCGACGCGGTGCGCCGCAAAGAATTGCAACTGATCCCTTTGCCTGTGCTCGGACAGTCGCTCTAGATTCACGTTGCGTGAATCCTGCCAGCCCCGCTCCGCGCTGCTGATTGGCGAGGAGCGGGGGGCCGCAGGGGGGGTAGGGCGCCGCAACCGAACAGGAGGCAGGGATGC contains these protein-coding regions:
- a CDS encoding cytochrome P450, whose product is MAQNPSDASAVEFNPFLPAQLEDPYPTYAKARRDAPVFFSPMFHAWIVSRYEDCTEAAKDTERFSNKVALVELPPEVKALLPIPNEAPGLVNNDPPSHTRLRALVGRMFAPQRVAKLEPHIRQVANSLVDGFAREGRADIMARFAYELPLSIIVGLCGAPLEDRHQIKRWSDAWLTLNTPGLPLEQQLLCAQGAAALYHYVAALMAQRRKEPQDDALSALLSAGTEGEVQPSEQETISTAMQLFFAGHETVTGAICNTLLHLLRHPEQLQACLREPALLPQAVEEGLRFDTSNPAMFRTAAADVELGGVRIPKGARVVLLFGSANRDETQFERPDTFDIHRSNASQHLTFGRGPHFCIGASLARLEIRIALETLFARLPNLRLPPSPELTFTTNLVLRWLKHLTVEWDPA
- a CDS encoding patatin-like phospholipase family protein, whose product is MNILSFDGAASTSLQIRMLKYLELEVPGFLERAELFAGASDGTLLGVYLASRLHGPNRMKPLAAIDDAIEFSNEMAASLHASLWGTLMATIGISPLLSPGLFSTETKFQKLVEQRFGNETLRDLTKSDVKVVIASFNMTEKRPQIFQNFGPTAAAPEFLLSELALASSAMPLMLPLPGFFGPGHPKERSYYLDGSLATNNPSMSAVAAAVNSLCLNHGVPRLRHHIGGHPIETVVVASLGSTVTRRESKRDGPLNGGMEQVHIPRPTGMLILKALSKLVPKGRHVKSLDWGWLQWLLNYEFNLIDLGLYAWFQNAMDTVALQCSDLLHPDQYCRYAPGIDQLHLLLQLLFGDTQNLLDTMDKEALRLREGPGFRHLVDWARKEWMQAPLVGAKPDLRIAAEG
- a CDS encoding type I polyketide synthase; this encodes MQVTSTGLTDGVAIVGMSGRFPGASSIEAFWKNLCEGKESIARFTPEELVAAGEDPARLTSPRYVRARAVLGDVGQFEPEFFGMSPREAELTDPQHRLFLEGAWEALERAGYDPSRYPGTIGVYAGCGPDGYLLHHLRGLSEASGGMNGLGTLLGNEKDYLTTRVSYKLDLRGPAITVQSACSTSLVAVQLACQALLNFQCDMALAGGVSIAFPLNHGYPYQEGHIGSPDGHCRAFDADAGGTVPGDGVGVVVLKRAADALADGDHIHALILGAAVNNDGAHKAGYTAPGVTGQAEVIAMAQALANVPARSIGYVEAHGTGTPLGDSIELAALTQAFRHGTEERGFCAIGSLKGNIGHLNTAAGVAGLIKATLAVEHGMLPPSLHFRAPNPALQLERSPFFVNASLRPWGTEVGPRRAGVSAFGFGGTNAHAVLEEAPPTSSDVPVRPWQLLVLSARTRAALDAQAARLADHLEKAPGLDAASLADTAYTLQVGRKAFTHRLALVCRDATDAVAVLRDADSPRRLHHAVEATEERSTAFLFPGAGGHVPGMGAELYRFEPVFREHVERCAELLHARYGFDVRPAMFGESAPLSGHAQPALFVFEHALARLWMAWGVRPGAVLGRGVGEYVALCLAGVLSLEDALELVTERGRLMQALLAGEPRTAASLALTERVRGMQRKPPALPCLSSVTGTWWTERAIAEPSFFAHLDEEPTRFADALSQLAETPGSILLEVGSKPWPEGEGMALAQELGRLWASGVEIDWAAVHVGERRLRRPLPTYPFERRTCWIDPPRVGAGIASPPRPERSLAEAEATLRSTLAPPSLDAHPGLVSGLDALCTAHVCAYLRSRGVDMRVGARHEVDALAGTLGILPRFRRLLQAMLRMMAEDGIVRVEGSTIVFLKDADPVPEPSVLRAELERRHPAFTGLFAFLEHCTSHYAVALSGQREAISVLYPGGSSEVIDRFERDTAAYRTDTVYLALLREAVLRLAASRPGPLRILELGGGQGLLTWPLASELKPLQDRVSYHFTDLGKVFVDDARREAARQGLDGLMRFGVLDITKDPVAQGYEAHGFDLVVAFNVLHAVRHVPEALQHVERLLAPGGTLGLVEATRFGRWDMLTWGLAEGFWYYEDGLRKDSPLLTLDGWEAALRQARFEQVEAHPLAQDARARVDHGLILGRRAASVTAHVAPARVSPAPAVGDTASRHPRPDLRTPYVAPRTDLERRLAVLCEELFGVAPIGLHDDFFELGADSLVMLRLSDRIQQVLGLEVPQHAVFRGVTLQRLAHTLSPVDTPAAATGPAPVSAHASVLVPLQSGGTKPPLFFVHPAAGVVFPYIGLARALGPEQPFYALQAHGLDGLAPPDRSVEDMARRYVDAIRSIAPRGPYHLGGFSFGGLVVFEMAQQLVRMGEEVRMLAIVDEPAPVAGYRPSPAVMARLLATGIARSIWPHLHDYLYLWTTSRDGAESAGPGRPPGFNWLESFLARSTMANFVPRESRLLALRQPAMLPMFRLFKHHLQQTLDYSPRTYPSRVTLFKATEMPGRNGGDPTQGWSQLAAGGVDVHRIPGEHLTLLRQPHVQVLASKLQACLAEAK